DNA sequence from the Lonchura striata isolate bLonStr1 chromosome 7, bLonStr1.mat, whole genome shotgun sequence genome:
CGCCATCGGTGTGACAGCCTGTGACATTGACGGCGATGGCCGTGAGGAGATCTACTTCCTCAACACCAACAATGCCTTTTCTGGTGAGCCTTGCCAGCAGCCGGGCCCCAGCACGGGGGGAGCCCCCGGCATGGCTGCCCGCGACCTTCGGCATGTGAGGGATGTGTGCGGGCTGGAGTTAATTTCTCAGCTGAGTGGCTCCACTGATTGATGGCAGCATGGGTGGGACACTGAGCCCAGCCAGCCACCGAGTCAGCACTTCCAGCTGCCCATCGCCCTTTTTGTGGCACCCCAAGTGAGACAGAAGAGTCCCTTCTGCCCCCTTGACTGTCCCACCACAGGGACCCTGCGCTGtaaatcccagctgtgccctgcagcagttGTGCCCCTTGGTCTCATGGCtctcctgtgcctgctgcaTCAGGTTAAGTCTAGtgctgtcctgctcctggcatGCCTGTCATGGGAACAGGACTAATGTGCTCCAAGGTGGCACAGGGAATCCCCAGGGCTCCCTGGTTTGGTGCTCCAGCCCACCtctgccctgtgtccctgacCTCCAGGCAGCACATCTGTCTTCCCAGTGCTCCTAATTACCCGGGCTGGCAGTGGCTGCTGGCACACCTGTCCCTAAATCAGGATCTGCCATTGGCGCTGTCACAAGCAGTGTAGCTCGCTGACTGTGCCTGCTACTGAATcgatttcttttttatttttttttttttttttaccttcctGGGGCTGATCTACAGGGCTGTGCCTCATTGGGACATATTTTAGCTTAATGAGTTGATTCTTCTGTGTGTCTGCCCGTGGCCCTTAAGGGTCATGGGgctcttgcagcagcagcccagccctaTGGCACTGTAGGGGGCTGCGGGGACAGCAGATATTTGGGGTGCTCTGGAAAAATGGTACCTTATCCAAAACCTCCCTTGCTACAAAGCACCCtcctcaggaggaggaggtgttCTGGAGCCCACTGACCTGTGCCCCCTTCCCCAGGCATGGCCACCTATACAGACAAGCTCTTCAAGCTCCGCAATGGGCGCTGGGAGGACATCCTGAGTGACGAGGTGAACCGGGACGTGGCCAGCCGCTTTGCCGGCCGCTCTGTTGCCTGTGTGGACCGGACGGTGAGCAAGCAGGGTTCTGTGGGGCATCTCTGCCCCCTTCCCACTCCCAGAGCCCTTCAGTGGAGTCCTGGGGGCCTGCTCCCCTTGCCCATGCCACCTCGAGCTTGGCCCCAGCTGCCCCTTGACTGTCAGGACTAGCAGTGGCCCCAGCTGTAGAGACTGTGGATGCCTGTCCACATGGTTGCCACCAGCTGATAAACGTGCCTGTCGAGGTGATTTATGTTCCTGTCACCTGCTCtttctttgtcctcctcctccagcggTTTGTTTCCAAATGATTATCGCTAAATCAGGGTGCAGCTACTGCACGGGACAAAGGGGGTGGTGGAAACTGGGAGGACCTGGCACACCGGGGATGCTGGGAGGGGGATAATGTGCCCCATGCCAGCACTGTGACCAGAGAGTTCCTAGAGGCAATGGGGCACATCCTTACTCCTGGGATGCTTTTTGCTGTGGGTTTTACAGAGCTCTTGCTCAGCACACAGTAGCAGTGCCTGCTCCCACGGAGCAAGAAGAGCATTCGCAGCAGGCATCCTGGGGTCCCCGTGGAGATGAgcggtgggtgggtgggtgctGAGGCGGTGCTGCCGGCTGCAGGGCTCCGGCAGGTACTCCATCTACATCGCCAACTATGCCAGCGGCAACGTGGGCCCCCATGCCCTGATTGAGATGGATGTGGCTGCCAGTGACCCTGCCCGTGGTGTCGTGGTGCTGGTGGATGTGGCCGCTCAGGCTGGCGTCAGCAAGTACACAGGTACCCCGGGCTGCCGCGGCCCTGCGGGGGGACGGGGCGCTGCAGGGCACGGCGAACGCGGGACCTCGCCGTGGCAGGGCAGCGCAGCCCGAGGTCCGTGCCACGCGTTGGGCTGCCTGATTGCCCCATCTAGTGGCAGCCCCACGGCCCGTGGATGCGCGCCTGGCAAGACCCCTGTGCCCACCGTCACCGGGGCTAGTCCCTCCCGAGGTCACAGCATCCATAGGGCGGGCAGCGAGGTTTGGGAATGTAGGCGTCGGGAGGAGCAAGCCCGCCTGCGCCCCGTGCTGCCCCACCACCGTGGGGACTGCTGCGGCCAGCGGTAATTTACCCCAGCGGTAAATTGTCACTAATTAGGAGTGTTGTCACCATGGCGATGGCAGTGATTAGGGTTGGGAGTGACACAAGCGGCTGCCAGGCCCAATTAGCTCTTGATGAAAGGGATTGAAGGTGGGCAACAATGGGACACAGGCGAGAGGGTGCTCGGGTCCAGCGCGTGGGCAACACATGAGGGAACATGAGAAACACAAACTCCCGTGTGGGCTGTCCCCTCATCCCGGGCTACTGTCCCCAGGTGGCCGTGGGGTGGCCGTGGGCCCCATCCTGAGTGACAGTGCCTCTGACATATTCTGCGGTAATGAGAACAGCCCAAATTTCCTCTTCCACAACCGGGGGGACGGGACGTACAGGGACgtggcagctgctgtgggtgAGTAGGGGAAGCTGGGGGGAATATACAGACGCTGGGGAATTCAGGGCAGGGGTggctctgcctgtccctgcctgcactGGATGGATGAGTGCAGGAGGGAACAGCCCTAGCGAGCCAGAGCCCCACTGACCGCCGTGCAGTGGCTGAGATGCGCACAGCAGGGATGTAACTCTGCCATGAAGGACCTGTCTGGGCATGATGCAGCACATCCCAGGAGGTGTGCTGGGGACAAGGGGGCAGGGAGGGGTTCCCGTCTCCCCCTGTCCCCTTGGGGTTCCCCAGGGCTGGATGACCCCTACCAGCACGGACGCGGTGTGGCGCTGGCTGACTTCAACCGCGACGGCCGAGTGGACATCGTCTATGGCAACTGGAACGGGCCGCACCGCCTCTACCTGCAGAGCGGAGCTCCCGGGCGCGTCCGATTCCGGGTGAGCGCCGGGAGCCCCGGCACTGATGGCTCTGCCGCTGAGCCACCTCGGCCAGGGGGGCTGGCTTCACTCTGAATTGTCTTTGAGCCCCACTTGCCAGCGAGGAGAGGAGCTGAGGCATCAAGGCAGGACCCAGGTGTCCCGCTTCCTGTGCCTATTGTCAGGCTGTGTCCATGCAGGACATCGCCACCCCCAAGTTCTCCATGCCGTCCCCCGTCCGCACCGTCATCGCAGCCGACTTCGACAATGACCAGGAGCTGGAAGTTTTCTTCAACAACATCGCTTACCGCGGCTCCTCCGCCAACCGCCTCTTCAGGTtgggagccgggagccgggagcctGCACCCTGCTCTGGGGGTCGAGCAGCCCTcgcagcacagccaggctcaCAGGGCTcctccccagcagtgccacGGCTCGGGCTCAGCTCATAGAAGGCGTCGTGACTGAGCCCTTCCTGGCATCATTACCAGTCACTGTGATcgtgcctgcagcagcccctggggtccccagcaccgCTGATTAGCAGCAGTGTGGAAGCTTGTTCATGGCTCCTGTTAATTGTGGGGGTCAATTCTTATTACTTCTGTGTAGCACCTTCTTGTCTGGTGTGTAGGGCGGTGGGAACTAGTTGTCTACCCAATGCTTGCACCCATGGGTGGGTAGAGGGCAAGGGTTTTGCAAGCAGCCCTTTGGGGACATCTCCAGGTTCCAGGGGGATGCAAGAGATGGTGTTGCTACTCTGCAGTTCAGACCCAGAAGTTATCATGAAATTCCTGTTCCCCTGCATGGAATGGGGTTGTGCCAACAGGAAGGAGACAGTCACATCCTCCATCCACACCCTATAGCCACCAAGGCTGTCACTCCTACCATGATTCTTCAGAAAGGAACAGACATGCCCTGGAAGATTCTGAGGACTGCAGAAGCTGGCATTAATACCCTGTGTGTGTCCTTGGCAGGCTCATCCGCAGAGAACACTCAGACCCCATCGTGGAAGAGCTGAATCCAGGGGATGCACTGGAGCCGGATGGACGGGGCACGGGTGGGTCCACCCTGCTctggcacagcactgcctgGCACTTGCTTTGCCTGAGAATGCCACACTGAGTTATCTGCCTGCAGATAACCCCCACCAGCAGGCTGGAGCTCCCATCACCCGGGAATGACCCCATGCTTTTCCCCTCCACCCATACCCAGGCAACAGTGCCATCTCCAGTACCCCAGAGCCACTCTTGAAGGGCCCCCTCTTGGGTGTCCACTGCTCAAAGCCAACCTCTGCATTTGGGAAGAGGTCAGGCAGCTCCCTGTgacccacagccctccagcctGTTCCCTCCACTGCCCAGGGTGCCAGTGCACCTGATTACCGGATGGCAACCACACTCCTGCACTGAAATCACCCCATCTTCCCTTTTGTGCCTGCATGGCCAGGAGTACTGCCATTTCCAGTGAaaggccacagcagcagcaaggtcTTGTGCTAGGGAACATGGGGCCAGGCCTCAGGCACAACATGATTCTGTTCTTGCAGGAGGTGCAGTGACAGATTTTGATGGTGATGGGATGCTGGACCTCATCCTATCCCATGGCGAGTCCATGGCACAGCCAATCTCCATCTTCAAGGGCACCCAGGCGAGTCAAGCAGGGACTCCTCGTGTTGTACCCATCccttcagtccctcccagctcaatctctctgctccttcctcccttgCAGGGCACCAGCAACAACTGGCTGCGTGTCATCCCCCGTACCCGCTTCGGGGCCTTTGCACGGGGGGCCAAAGTGGTGCTGTTCACACGGCGCAGCGGGGCCCACCTGCGCATCATCGACGGTGGCTCCGGCTACCTCTGCGAGATGGAGCCTGTGGCACACTTCGGGCTGGGTGAGCTAGGGGGCCAGGGGGCTGCCTCCACCCCCAGCCTTCCCTGGCACGCCCCAAGGCAGGGCCAAGTCTGTGCCCCGGTGTCCTGCTGCACAGTGATCATCCATGCCCGTCACCCTAGGTGTGCTGGGCCCCGTGCAAGGCTGGGGGCAGGTTGTCCAGGCACTGtgctgcaaggggcagctggccccttccccatcccctgcctgctgctttgCCCAGGCAGTAGGGCTTTCCTTTCCCATTAACTCTCCCCTGGTGCAGCATGTCTGGCAGCCGAGCATGCAGGGGCGTCTGTGCCTACTGCAAGGTCATCCCATTGTCCCCATGTACGCCCCTCAGAGTACATCCATGTGCATGGGCTGTCAGCATGagcacctggagctgggctCAGGGAGCAAGGGAAGACTTTGCCCCTCCCATCCCTACCACCCCGCTGGCCTCCTTTCAGCCCCCGCCCACCCTGGAGACCCTCCCTTTGATGGGCTGCCCGCCTGCAGGACATGACGAAGCCAGCAGCCTGGAGGTGACTTGGCCAGATGGCCGTGTGGTGTCACGAGCTGTGGCGAGCAGTGAGACCAACTCTGTCCTGGAGATCCCCTACCCTCTGGATGTGG
Encoded proteins:
- the CRTAC1 gene encoding cartilage acidic protein 1 isoform X1, with translation MRSRRRGGAGRPPWPVSRMLALGLLSLAWLSEGSQRSEPMFAAVTQRLLPPDYDSNPTQLNYGVAVTDLDADGDFEIVVAGYNGPNLVLKYDKAQGRLVNMAEDERGSPYYALRDRQGNAIGVTACDIDGDGREEIYFLNTNNAFSGMATYTDKLFKLRNGRWEDILSDEVNRDVASRFAGRSVACVDRTGSGRYSIYIANYASGNVGPHALIEMDVAASDPARGVVVLVDVAAQAGVSKYTGGRGVAVGPILSDSASDIFCGNENSPNFLFHNRGDGTYRDVAAAVGLDDPYQHGRGVALADFNRDGRVDIVYGNWNGPHRLYLQSGAPGRVRFRDIATPKFSMPSPVRTVIAADFDNDQELEVFFNNIAYRGSSANRLFRLIRREHSDPIVEELNPGDALEPDGRGTGGAVTDFDGDGMLDLILSHGESMAQPISIFKGTQGTSNNWLRVIPRTRFGAFARGAKVVLFTRRSGAHLRIIDGGSGYLCEMEPVAHFGLGHDEASSLEVTWPDGRVVSRAVASSETNSVLEIPYPLDVEEPLMPAPLECGQGFSQHENGRCVDTNECTEFPFICPRDKPICINTYGGYRCRSSKRCSRGFEPNEDGTACVDIDECAQGLHNCSQLCINTPGAHSCLCHSGFRPLDPAASRCLDIDECQAQPGPCEHICHNSYGSFHCHCHHGFSLGAGGRCRHN
- the CRTAC1 gene encoding cartilage acidic protein 1 isoform X2 encodes the protein MRSRRRGGAGRPPWPVSRMLALGLLSLAWLSEGSQRSEPMFAAVTQRLLPPDYDSNPTQLNYGVAVTDLDADGDFEIVVAGYNGPNLVLKYDKAQGRLVNMAEDERGSPYYALRDRQGNAIGVTACDIDGDGREEIYFLNTNNAFSGMATYTDKLFKLRNGRWEDILSDEVNRDVASRFAGRSVACVDRTGSGRYSIYIANYASGNVGPHALIEMDVAASDPARGVVVLVDVAAQAGVSKYTGGRGVAVGPILSDSASDIFCGNENSPNFLFHNRGDGTYRDVAAAVGLDDPYQHGRGVALADFNRDGRVDIVYGNWNGPHRLYLQSGAPGRVRFRDIATPKFSMPSPVRTVIAADFDNDQELEVFFNNIAYRGSSANRLFRLIRREHSDPIVEELNPGDALEPDGRGTGGAVTDFDGDGMLDLILSHGESMAQPISIFKGTQGTSNNWLRVIPRTRFGAFARGAKVVLFTRRSGAHLRIIDGGSGYLCEMEPVAHFGLGHDEASSLEVTWPDGRVVSRAVASSETNSVLEIPYPLDVEEPLMPAPLECGQGFSQHENGRCVDTNECTEFPFICPRDKPICINTYGGYRCRSSKRCSRGFEPNEDGTACVAQVAFFGGYPSAGSWPGLPHCALLLVLGLCLCLYAL